A stretch of the Triplophysa dalaica isolate WHDGS20190420 chromosome 19, ASM1584641v1, whole genome shotgun sequence genome encodes the following:
- the si:ch73-362m14.2 gene encoding NHS-like protein 2, giving the protein MEHTALVCSGKGWCGPNVSTFSPEWDDSINSFLAAPDVIKPPPQFQDPEEPSEASPTNSAVVVRREKDSLSSFKKERRSRPTSNIELHRRSLSLSTNINANTGVTQRRCESYALSYPSSSSEDSGSDSTSARRGDRLPDAVPRSRSRSIILKKAKRKPVPPVRTVSLQRLKAGKHSEHNTQTCFKKDAQNLMLLPDLIPTSKSEVSKCKQSAPTAEAPNKVALSCHRALNELRSSEPCKPGLGHSAATTINEGNAELPTSPSSSHSSTSQPSISSPSKPIGSNSPSSGYASQCETPTQSLLTSANIGSSQLGCRMRPKPSTAISGQRARNRNARLSLQLPEMQQCAPDSETSTVQPKANRRNSDSTEATRPKQRNSLFIMPMVTQEDLNNVHLRSISSSDLETTEVIEEESEKAGNSISPTKSPKAKPPVAPKPQRNKWLPSLMVQPRFGAASDPEPPTVIAGDRQDDIYAMINKPKSAVTVPSPNTTRTEPGRPYRHQQIFDEHVVQPVWETRRTQLPCTSEAQNSNVLPLNKTNKHAFNKKRRAPTPPLAKTTNVDSPLYENSAQTMPSSDKVQSPSKLCKTPKSPTSANQYHVTLYGVIPSYPMVIEQQHSSGQAHPTYDVEESDQMPDLGPLQLVGEEDDVFLYKSKSHTTEDLFSIIHRSKRKLLGRKDSFENKQGDPGTQTLGEGASKKSSQNDNFIAFLRRTRSAKAGCSGRVSATELLRSSRPTATVPANVTHCKKNYVQSNGP; this is encoded by the exons ATGGAACATACAGCCTTGGTTTGTTCTGGCAAGGGCTGGTGTGGCCCTAACGTTTCAACGTTTTCACCTGAGTGGGATGACAGTATAAACTCCTTTCTGGCGGCACCCGACGTGATCAAACCCCCTCCACAGTTTCAGGATCCAGAAGAACCAAGCGAGGCATCACCCACCAATTCTGCTGTAGTGGTAAGACGAGAAAAAGACAGTCTGAGCTCCTTCAAGAAAGAGCGTAGGAGTAGACCGACAAGTAACATAGAACTTCACAGACGTTCCTTGTCCCTTTCCACCAACATTAATGCCAACACAGGAGTGACCCAGCGACGATGTGAAAGCTATGCACTTTCATATCCTAGCAGCAGTTCTGAGGATAGTGGAAGTGACAGCACTTCTGCGAGGAGAGGAGATCGCCTTCCAGATGCCGTTCCACGGTCTAGGTCCCGGAGCATTATCCTCAAGAAGGCCAAAAGGAAACCAGTCCCACCTGTACGAACAGTGTCGTTGCAAAGGCTTAAAGCTGGGAAGCATTCTGAACATAATACACAAACATGCTTCAAAAAAGATGCACAGAACCTCATGCTACTGCCAGATCTTATTCCAACATCTAAGTCCGAGGTTAGTAAGTGCAAACAATCAGCTCCTACAGCTGAAGCTCCTAATAAGGTGGCACTGTCATGCCACAGAGCGCTAAATGAACTACGATCCAGTGAACCATGCAAGCCTGGCTTGGGTCACTCGGCGGCTACTACAATAAATGAAGGTAATGCTGAGTTACCTACTTCTCCATCCTCTTCTCACTCCTCTACCTCCCAGCCCTCTATTTCATCTCCTTCTAAGCCCATTGGGTCAAACTCTCCATCAAGTGGTTATGCAAGCCAATGTGAAACCCCCACTCAATCACTCCTGACCTCAGCAAACATAGGATCTTCTCAACTAGGCTGCAGGATGCGCCCTAAGCCATCCACCGCAATTTCTGGCCAAAGGGCAAGGAACCGAAATGCAAGACTCTCTCTTCAGCTTCCTGAAATGCAACAGTGCGCCCCTGATTCCGAAACTTCCACGGTTCAACCTAAAGCAAATCGGCGCAACTCGGACAGCACAGAAGCCACCAGACCCAAGCAACGGAACAGTCTGTTCATAATGCCAATGGTGACTCAGGAGGACCTGAACAATGTTCACTTGCGTTCAATCAGCAGTTCCGATCTAGAAACTACAGAGGTTATTGAGGAAGAGAGTGAAAAAGCTGGAAACTCTATAAGTCCTACAAAAAGCCCGAAGGCCAAACCACCAGTGGCTCCAAAGCCCCAGAGAAACAAATGGCTACCAAGTCTCATGGTGCAGCCACGCTTTGGAGCAGCATCTGATCCAGAACCCCCAACAGTCATAGCAGGTGACAGACAGGATGACATTTATGCTATGATCAACAAACCGAAATCTGCAGTGACTGTGCCATCCCCAAATACAACCAGAACTGAACCAGGACGTCCTTACAGGCACCAGCAAATTTTTGATGAACACGTTGTGCAGCCAGTGTGGGAGACCCGTCGGACACAACTCCCATGCACTTCTGAGGCACAGAATTCAAACGTGCTTCCGCTTaacaaaactaacaaacatGCATTTAATAAGAAGAGAAGAGCCCCAACACCACCTCTGGCAAAGACTACAAATGTGGATAGCCCACTTTATGAGAATTCAGCTCAGACAATGCCAAGCTCAGACAAAGTCCAGTCTCCATCTAAGCTTTGCAAGACTCCAAAATCTCCAACATCTGCAAATCAGTATCATGTCACCCTATATGGTGTAATTCCATCATATCCTATGGTCATTGAACAGCAACACTCAAGTGGTCAAG CACATCCCACATATGATGTAGAGGAAAGCGACCAAATGCCAGATCTTGGACCTCTACAATTAGTGGGAGAGGAGGACGATGTATTTCTTTACAAGTCCAAATCTCACACAACAGAGGACCTGTTCAGCATCATCCACAG ATCTAAAAGAAAGCTTCTGGGTCGTAAAGACTCATTTGAAAATAAGCAAGGTGACCCTGGCACTCAGACACTTGGTGAGGGAGCTTCCAAAAAGAGTTCTCAAAATGACAACTTCATAGCTTTTCTGAGGAGGACAAGAAGTGCCAAGGCTGGGTGCAGTGGACGAGTTTCTGCCACAGAGCTCCTCAGAAGCTCTAGACCCACAGCTACGGTTCCAGCAAATGTGACCCATTGCAAAAAGAACTATGTACAGTCAAATGGTCCTTAA
- the irs4a gene encoding insulin receptor substrate 2-B, whose protein sequence is MEERPRLSNHGVMLTLEAQPRRTVTKTAATNGDVSCAAGEPPSSTSSSSINNSGSRLHSTASSHSQPQRRYHPPYHFKVHHLFPDESIPQDAVLRKNLPPLQYKVYDSAFCRVLSADTTAAALAAAAVCSGGIDRDIWKCGYLRKQKHGHKRFFVLRGPSNLGPSRLEYYDSEKKFRNALKAAASGVTCPAKRVIYLSQCFTVNKRADAKNKYLIALYTKDEYFAVVAENEHEQEDWYLALTELMTEGKKGQLDNDELDDGYGTISPGTIFKEVWQVNVKPKGLGQTKNLMGVYRLCLSAKTIHLVKLNSETPAVNLPLMNIRRCGHSESFFFIEVGRSSSIGPGEIWVQVEDSVVAQNMHETILDTMKALKAFPDFRPRSKSQSSGSNPIPFITTRRHHGNLPPSQTGLQRHSRTESMTGTPPTGKTKGGRGQRYRTSSEGEGTQDRPLSSGTGSLVQLNTPVLSVGREESGSCCAHASPGSTHHTRSASLPVSHFLSATSPISVSSSSGHGSASDTHTRPSSSSICGSPSDGGFNSSDEFCPSPCDFRYFHASCTTPESHGNTPPIREDYRLTEYMAMDWHKDGARTFEEESSYMEQTFLKLAHSSKPKLGSGLGVTQQKATQTASSLDESSPVESKRHQVCSCLLKSAYKSYSELHHPNKPPLLSSECQKKLPKDDGYMPMMYTTTPSLHTDYIPMQPRVNHPATLDIHACSSQQADRYGYMMMLPGDSPFNRQQAEYDDYMDMSQITVAEGFSQYSPEGQKSQGSYFSLPRSYKAPSREKCEKSGYIPMSPAEPTSPPSPGDYIHMNFRASHTTVSPSAVNFPSTPPPSQPCYQMCCSSPDHDYLGLNIDSLLKDRPPRHSLVAPWNPPNYARPSVCSYSQASANFVPEKIHSGCGDADSPSRMMQHLCISERLPHGPSEPKIIRADPQGRRRHSSETFIPSPGSSASGCSIRLSADQNLPEASRWQNSTSFDSMWSHSEASPDFANSAAGGTCQNTSSSYLNYIALDLRQVPRVTHDTPPSHPAHSNLQESEAYAGIDFSMSGGHATASKD, encoded by the exons ATGGAAGAACGGCCACGTTTATCGAATCACGGCGTCATGTTGACGCTGGAGGCGCAACCGCGTCGCACTGTCACCAAAACGGCCGCGACCAACGGCGACGTCTCTTGTGCTGCCGGGGAGCCTCCgtcctccacctcctcctcctcaaTCAATAACAGCGGCTCCCGTTTGCACTCAACGGCCTCCTCTCATTCTCAGCCACAGAGAAGGTATCATCCGCCTTACCATTTTAAAGTGCATCACCTGTTTCCGGATGAGAGTATCCCACAGGATGCTGTTTTAAGGAAGAATCTGCCTCCCCTCCAGTATAAAGTGTATGACTCTGCCTTCTGCCGTGTACTCAGTGCTGATACCACAGCTGCTGCCCTCGCCGCTGCCGCCGTCTGCTCCGGTGGCATAGACAGGGACATATGGAAGTGTGGATATCTCCGAAAACAAAAGCATGGCCACAAGAGGTTTTTCGTCCTGAGGGGCCCAAGCAACCTGGGGCCCAGTCGGTTGGAGTACTATGACAGCGAGAAGAAATTCCGAAATGCCCTTAAAGCCGCAGCGTCCGGGGTGACATGCCCTGCGAAGAGGGTCATTTATCTTTCCCAGTGTTTTACTGTCAATAAGAGGGCAGATGCTAAGAACAAATACCTCATTGCACTTTATACTAAAGACGAGTACTTTGCAGTGGTGGCGGAAAATGAGCATGAGCAGGAAGACTGGTATTTGGCCCTCACTGAACTTATGACCGAGGGCAAAAAGGGGCAGCTAGACAATGACGAACTTGATGATGGTTACGGGACGATTTCGCCAGGTACTATCTTTAAGGAGGTGTGGCAGGTCAACGTTAAACCCAAGGGGTTGGGTCAGACCAAGAATCTAATGGGGGTGTACCGTCTGTGCCTTTCCGCCAAGACTATTCACCTGGTGAAGCTGAATTCGGAGACGCCCGCTGTGAACCTGCCGTTAATGAACATTCGCCGCTGCGGCCACTCGGAGAGCTTCTTCTTCATCGAAGTCGGCCGCTCCTCTTCCATTGGCCCCGGCGAAATCTGGGTGCAAGTCGAGGACTCCGTGGTGGCGCAGAATATGCACGAGACAATTTTGGACACCATGAAGGCTCTGAAGGCCTTTCCTGACTTCAGGCCAAGGAGCAAAAGCCAGTCCTCTGGTTCAAACCCCATACCGTTCATCACCACACGGAGGCATCACGGCAACCTTCCTCCTAGCCAGACTGGGCTCCAGCGACACTCCAGGACCGAATCGATGACGGGCACACCACCTACAGGGAAAACTAAAGGAGGTAGGGGCCAACGTTATCGGACCTCCAGTGAGGGCGAAGGCACCCAGGACCGGCCACTCAGCTCTGGTACAGGCAGTCTGGTGCAGCTAAACACCCCCGTTCTCAGTGTGGGGCGTGAGGAAAGTGGTAGCTGCTGTGCCCACGCCTCACCCGGTTCAACCCATCACACTCGCTCTGCTTCACTTCCTGTGTCTCACTTCCTATCTGCCACCAGCCCCATTAGTGTGTCCAGCAGCAGCGGGCACGGCTCTGCCTCTGACACGCACACCCGCCCCTCAAGCTCCTCTATATGTGGCTCCCCTAGTGACGGAGGCTTTAACTCCTCAGATGAATTCTGCCCGAGCCCATGTGACTTCAGGTACTTTCATGCAAGCTGCACCACCCCTGAATCCCACGGCAACACGCCGCCTATTAGGGAAGATTACCGGCTGACGGAATACATGGCTATGGATTGGCATAAAGATGGAGCCAGGACCTTTGAGGAGGAGAGCAGTTACATGGAACAGACTTTTCTCAAGCTAGCACATTCCTCCAAGCCAAAGCTGGGCAGCGGTTTAGGCGTCACGCAGCAAAAAGCAACGCAAACCGCATCTTCTTTAGATGAATCAAGTCCTGTGGAGTCAAAACGACACCAGGTTTGTTCGTGCCTGCTGAAGTCAGCCTATAAGTCTTACTCTGAATTACATCACCCAAACAAGCCTCCCTTGCTCAGCTCTGAGTGTCAGAAGAAACTGCCTAAAGACGACGGCTACATGCCCATGATGTACACCACGACTCCCTCTCTTCACACAGATTACATCCCTATGCAACCCAGAGTAAACCACCCTGCCACCCTGGACATTCATGCCTGTTCCTCACAGCAGGCGGACAGATATGGCTACATGATGATGCTCCCCGGTGACAGTCCCTTTAACAGACAACAGGCCGAGTATGATGACTACATGGACATGTCCCAAATTACAGTGGCGGAAGGCTTTTCCCAGTACTCACCTGAAGGTCAGAAATCCCAGGGCTCCTACTTCTCTCTGCCACGTTCCTACAAAGCTCCTTCCCGAGAGAAGTGTGAAAAGAGCGGATACATTCCCATGTCCCCTGCTGAGCCCACAAGCCCACCTAGTCCTGGAGATTACATCCACATGAATTTTCGTGCCTCCCACACTACTGTGTCCCCATCTGCTGTGAACTTCCCCTCCACCCCGCCGCCCTCTCAGCCCTGCTACCAGATGTGCTGCTCCTCACCAGACCATGACTACTTAGGCCTGAACATAGACAGTCTCTTAAAGGACCGCCCCCCACGTCACTCGCTTGTTGCTCCATGGAACCCCCCCAACTACGCCCGGCCCTCAGTATGCTCTTACAGCCAGGCGTCGGCAAATTTCGTTCCCGAGAAAATTCACAGTGGCTGTGGAGATGCTGACAGTCCCTCGAGAATGATGCAGCATCTCTGTATCTCCGAACGGCTTCCTCACGGCCCATCCGAGCCCAAGATTATCAGGGCCGACCCGCAGGGCAGGAGACGGCACAGTTCTGAGACTTTCATCCCCTCACCTGGTTCCTCTGCTAGCGGTTGCAGTATCAGGCTCTCAGCTGATCAGAATCTCCCCGAAGCTAGCAGATGGCAAAACTCCACCTCCTTCGATAGCATGTGGTCGCACTCGGAGGCCTCTCCTGACTTTGCAAACTCTGCCGCCGGAGGAACATGCCAGAACACCTCATCCAGCTACCTCAACTACATCGCTCTGGACCTGAGACAAGTGCCCAGGGTGACACACGACACGCCCCCTTCGCACCCAGCTCACAGTAACCTCCAAGAGAGCGAAGCCTATGCTGGTATAGACTTCTCCATGTCAGGAGGACATGCCACTGCCTCAAAAG ATTGA